The Treponema succinifaciens DSM 2489 region GAATCTTCAAGTTATGATAAAAATGTTTCCAGACCGGAAGCGAAAAATTATGATATTTTGAATTTGATTGAGCTTCATAAAAAGGAACGCCATTCAATTCCATTTTTTAATTCGGCATTTAAAGAAAGAAGACAAATTGAGCTTTCGGTTGGACTTTCTCCTTCTGGAGTTGAGCCGAGCGTTGTTTTTTTTACCATAATGTTTTGTGCTGTTTTTATTTTGCTTGCTGTTTCAGTTTTGCTTTTTATTTTCAAGCGAAAAAAAACTTGCGCAATTTTTGTTTCTATGTTTGTTACGTTTGCAGTTTTCTTGTCGATTTATGGATATCATTTGTTTACTTCCCGCGGAATTTATGCAGGAGGAACAATGAGTCCGATTCCAGAAAAAACTGCTCCAACAGGTGTAACCATTCAGGCTGGAAGCGTTGTTTCTATAATAAGAACTGCGGGAGGCTGGATGTACATAAGGCATAATGATACTTACGGTTGGGTTTCGGCGGAAAATGTTTATATAATAAAATAGCAAGGAATTTAAAAATGGATTTTGGTGATATTTTGTCGCAGTGGGATTCTATTCAGAAGAATCATGTTCCAAAAAATAAAGGTCCTCAAATTTGCCGTAAAAAAGCAAATGCTCCTACAAAAGAAGAAAAAGAAGCCGCGCGTCAAGGTTATTCTTACGAGCAGATTATGGATCAGAACAGCCAGAAGCGCATAAATCCGATGGAACTTTGGCTTAGGCGATACGGTACGGTAGACAAAGACAAGGCTTTTGAAGAAAATGCGCGTCAGGAAAAACTTAATGATATAAATTATTTAAAGACGCTTGCTCCAGAAGCTACAATAGATTTGCATCAGCTTACAAGAGAAGAAGCGTGGGACAAACTTAAGATTTTTGTTGACAGCTGCTACATCCGGAAACTCAAGAAAATTCTTATCATCCACGGAAAAGGAAATCACAGCCATGGAACAGATCCAGTTCTTGGGCAACTTGTGCGGCTTTTTATTGAGCAGGACAAGCGTCTTGGAACTTCCGGCCATCCAGACAGAAATCACGGCGGCTCTGGAGCAACTTGGGTGATAATAAAAAATTAGATTTTTTCAATTGATTTATTCAATGGATTTTAGTAAGTTTAGTTTTAAGAGTTTTTGCTGATATGGAAGATTTGTATAAAATTTTGAATGTTGAAAAAAATGCCTCTGCGGAAGAAATCAAAAAAGCCTATAGAAATTTAGCATTTAAATTTCATCCAGACAGAAATCCAGGCGATAAATCCGCGGAAGAAAATTTCAAAAAGATAAACGAAGCTTATTCAGTTTTAGGAGATGAAATAAAACGCCGCCAGTACGACCAGTACAACATGAATGGCTTTTCTGAAAATTTTCAGCAGAACGGCGGATTTTATCAAGGCGACCCTTTTGCAGATTTTTTTAACAACAGAAATTATCAGTACACTTACACTTATTCTTCAAAAAATTCAGAGAGCAAAAAAGGCTTTTCTTTAATAGGATTTTTCTTAAGCATAGTTCAGATTTTGTTCTGCTTCTTGGGATTTACCACAGTCGGCAGATGGAGTTTTTTGCTTGGCATTTTATTTTTTATTGGACTAGTCAATGGAATAAAATCAGCGGCAGGAAATTTAAAATGGATTCTTGCTGAATAAAAAAGTGAAAGGAAAATTTTATATGGAAAATAATTCAGGCATTGTTGTTTACACAGATGGCGGTTGCCGCGGAAATCCTGGCTGCGGAGGTTGGGGTTGCGTTATAATTGACGGCGAAAAAGAATACAAATTTTCCGGCGGAGAAAAACTTACAACAAACAACCGCATGGAACTTATGGCTGCAATTAGCGCGCTAAATTCAATTGCCGAAAATACGCTTTGGAAAAATCAGCATATTTCAGTTTATTCAGACAGTCAGTATGTAAAAAACGGAATAACTTCTTGGATTCAAAACTGGAAAAAAAACGGCTGGAAAACTTCTGCAAAGAAACCTGTTCTTAATAAAGATTTGTGGGTTCAGCTTGATTCGGTTTACAATCTTCTTGACATCGAATGGAAATGGGTCAAAGGCCATGCGGGCGTAAAGTACAACGAAATTTGCGATGAACTTTGCAATATGGAAATGGACAAGCAAGGGTAAAATTTGTTCGCAAGAAATATTTTGTTGTAAAGAGAATATTTTTTACTCTATAAAGATATAATCATTGAAATAAACCGCTCGGATTTGTCCCATTACAAGATTTTCGTTTATTTTTTGAAGCAGTTCTTCTTTTATTAAATTTTCTCCTTTTGCCCGGATTTGGCTGAAAGTGAGCGCGGAAAAATAGTTTGTAAAAATCGATTTTATCTGCCGTTCCTTTAGTGAAAGTTCTTCAAATAAAGCCTTGTCTTCCGCAGGGTACGAAAACCATGGGGAAACAACGATTACAACTTGCTCGTCTTTTTCTGAAATTTGTTTTGTGAAAATCCTAAGCTGCCCGATGTCCGTAAACGCATTCATGCTTTTTTCTTTTCCTGTGTTCATGTTTGTGATTTTTTTTGGACTTGGATCTGATTTTCTGTATGCGCTCGCAGGATTTTCTTTTGTGAATATATAAAATGCAATTGTAACAATTATTATTGTAAGAAGAATTGCGGCTGCCAGTGCAAAAAGAAATCTATTCAATTTATTCAGATTCATACAATAAATTCCTTTAGCAAAGAAAGCGTTCTTGTTGTCGCATTTCCGGTTTCATCGAATGTTCCAGGAATTCTTGCGGTCAGCTCGATAAAATTTTCAAGCCATTCTTCTTTTTCAATTGTTCCGTTTTTTCTTGCAAGCTCAACCAAGTCGGCTTTTTCCATTGGGATTTTGAATTTCCGTTTTGTGCCAAGAAGATTTTCTGTAAGCACCGAAATTATTTCTTCAAATCCGAGTTCTGTTTTTGCGCTTGCATGAATTGCGTTTGGAAATGCCTTGTTCAGCTGTGAAACCGTGATGAACTTTTCTTTTACAAGATCGAATTTGTTCAAGACAACAGTCTGCGGAATTTCTTCAGCGTGAATTTCCTTTAGAACTTTCTGCACTTGCTGATATTGTTTTTCGCAGTCAGGGTCAGAAGCGTCAACCACAATCAAAAGAAAATCAGAAAGCGAGGTTTCTTCCAGCGTGGATTTGAATGCGTCGATTAAAGTATGCGGAAGATTTGAAATAAATCCGACTGTGTCCGTCATTAAAACAGACGAGGCTTCCGAAAGTGCGAATTTTCTTGTGGTTGGATCTAGCGTTGCAAAAAGCTTGTTTTCTACAAGAACATCCGCCCCTGTGAGCGCATTTAGCAGGCTTGACTTTCCGGCATTTGTGTATCCAACCAAAGAACAAGTTGCGGTTGCGGTTCGTTCCCTTTGCTTACGCTGAATGTTCCTGTTTATTGCGACTTGTGCAAGTTCTTTTTTTATCTGAACGATTTTATCTTCTATTTGACGGCGGTCAAGTTCCAGCTGAGTTTCGCCGCTTCCTTTGTTTCCGAATGAGCCGCCTCTTTGTCGCGCCATGTCTCCGTAAGTGTGGCTTAATCTTGGAAGTGAATACTGAAGTTTTGCAAGTTCTACCTGAAGGCTTGCTTCTTTTGTCTGCGCGCGTGAATCAAAAATTCTTATTATTACTTCGTTTCTGTCAAAAACCGGCATATTGGCAAGTTTTTCCCAGTTGCGCTGCTTGGACGGATCTATTTCCCAGTCAAAAACTATGCAGTCCGCAAAAACTTCCTTTGCCTTATCTACTATTTCCTGCGCTTTTCCTGTTCCCATTCCGTAGGCGGGAGTTGGCTCTATGCGTGTAAGTACAATTGTGCCGGCAATTTCCATGTCCAGCGTCTGCACTAGACTTTGTAGTTCCTTTGGCTCTGGATTTCCGTTTTTCTTGTCTGGCGCGCCGACTAAAAGACATTTTACTTTGCGTTCTTGCTCTTGCTGAATTTCAATCATAAAATTTATTATACATTTTAAAATAAACAAATGAAAGTGCGCCTTAATTTTTGCATTATGCTAACTTTTCGCTTGATTTTTCTTTGGAATTTTCGGAAAATAAATGTGCTAAACTTTTTTATCCTTATGTCGAAAATTTATAAGTTCAGGACTCTAAAAGAAAATGCCGGAATTTGAAAAAGAACAAAAAATCTGTAAATCTTCCTCTTCTTCCTCGGAGCATGGACTTATGAAAAAAGCTCTTGAAATAACAAAGCAAAACAATGCTTGTGCTTCGGGACTTCTTTCAAAAATTACAAAATCATCATTAAGGGCAAAAAATATGACTAAGGCAATTGTTGAGCAGAACGGAATCTTTACAATAAAAGAAAATCTTGAAACTTCATCAGTAAAGCAAGATCCGGGCTTAAAGGCTTTAGTTGAGTCTGTTTTAAAATAAATTTACGGTCGAAGTCCGTCTACAATAAATTCTTTTGGAAGGCGGGCAGGCGCATTGTTCTTTACAGAAGCCCAAGTTACATCAGCTTCCGCGCAAATGTGTCCGTCTTCTTTTTTTATAGTCTGATGAAAAGTTCCGCTTACAGCTCCAAGTTTTACAGGAGTTGTTTCGATTATCAGGTTGTCATCAAGAAACGCTGAATTCTTGTAGAAAATATCAATGTGCGTTATGTAAAGATAATAGCCGGCTTCTACAATTCCCTTGTAGTTGAATCCAATCTGGTGCAGATAATCCATGCGCGCTGTTTCAAGATAATTTAAATAAACCGCGTTGTTTACGTGGCTGTAGCTGTCGCATTCGTAAGAGCGGACTGTAAGATTTGTTGTGTAAGTCATGTATGCTCCGTGATTTTTAAGCGTCTTCGTTTACTTCAATGTGGAAATTCTGCATAAGGGAAACAAAAGAAAAAAATTCCTTGTATACGCTGATGCACATTTGCTTGAGTTTTCCTTCTGCAAAGTGGTCTATGTCTTTCCAGTTTCTTATTAAAGTTGGATGCGGCTTTATGCAGTCTTCAAGAACCATTTTAAGGTTTTTTCCATAAGTAATGAAAAGATTTACAGAGCCAAGAATGATTTTTGCTGCGGATGTGTTTACAAAATTCAGTGTTGAATGAATTATGTTTCTTGATTCCTTGTCTCGTTCGGTTCGCGGAAGATGAGTTTTCATTTTTAAGCCGAGATCAACACTGTCGTCAAGGCTGTTGTCCAAAGCTATGATTTTGTCTGCGTTTTCAACAAGCTGATGGAAAGCCTCGCTCATTGGAGCTGCCAACTCCTGGTTTGCCCATTCACCGCGGACAAGAAGAATGTCAGAAAGTTCCTTTACATCTTTTTTTACATAGTCGAGAATAAATTTCTTTAAATATGAAAGCGGTTCACAGTATTCAAACTTTCCTATTTCCTTGCGTTCAAAAGGCGCGCTTCCTGCTTCTGTATAAAATTTGAGTTTTTCTATCTGGGTTGTTCCAAAAATTTGGTTCAGCAAAACTTCAATTTTTCCTTCTGTCTGCTTTTCTTTTAGAGCAGTCAAAGTGTTTTCCGCCTGCTTTTTTACTTCCGTGATAAAATCGTCAACAATGTACAAATCTTTTGCTGCGTAAACTTCGTTGTAAGACGGATCTTCGGAAATGAGCTGAATGAGCATTTCCACAATTCTGTTTTCCTTTAAATAGCGGATTCGTGCAAGAATTTTTTTCCAAACGCCCGGCGATACCGGATCCACGCCTTTTACTTTCTTTATCAGCTTAAAAACTTCATCCCAAGAAGAATCAAACGGAAGCGACCAGGCGACATCCATGAAATTTTTCAAGTCTTCAAGAACATAAGTTCCGCTTATTGGTATGAATCTCGGTGGATTAGAAAAGTTGTGTTCTTTAAGCGAACTGTCAAATTTTTTGAGCATAAAGAAATAATCGAACTGCACAAAATTTACAAAGCCCATGAGTTTTGTGTAAACGCCGTCAATGGCAGAAATTTTGTTGCTGTCGAATTCTGAGGAAAAGGCGTCCATATAAAGTTTTGTCTGCTCGAAAACTTCTTTTAGCGGCTTTTTCTTTGCAGCGTCTATAATTGCAAGCTCCGAGATGTTTCCCAGTGATTCCAGTTGTTTATCCGAAAGGGAATTGTCGATTACAATCCGCTTAAATGCTTTCGGATTTATAGATTGAATCATTGCCTGTGCCGGCGAAATTGCTTTATATATTTCATAGAAGAATTTTGCAAAACTTGGATCTATTTCATTAGAAGAAGTCTTGTAAAAATGATACTTAGTTTTAGAAAGATTTTTTGCAATGTTTTTTAAGGCGCGTTTTTTTGCGGCCTCTGGACTGTTTCCTCCAAAGAATGAATTGAGCAAGTCCTTAAAAAAGTTTCGATTCCCCATGCAGAAAATATACCTAAATAAACGAGCTTATTCAAGGCTGTTGACTTGCAATGACAAACTTAAAGAAAACTTGTATACTGAAAAAATGACAGAATTATTAGCTCCTGCGGGAAATATTGAAGCGCTTGATGCTGCTATAGGCGAAGGCGCGGATGCAGTTTATATGGGTTTGAAGAGTTTTAATGCAAGACTTAGGTCTTCAAATTTTGCCTGGAATCAGTTTGAGGCTGCTGTTCAAAGCGTGCATCGGCTTGGCAAGAAAATTTATGTAACTGTAAATACTGTTTGTGAAGAAAACGAAACAGAACGTCTTTATAGATTTCTTTCATATTTAAATAAAATCGGGCCGGATGGAATAATTGTTCAGGATTTTGGTGTAATAAGAATGTGCCAGGAATTTTTTCCGGACTTGGAGCTTCATGCATCAACCCAGATGAATGTGGAAAGCGCGGCGGCTGCAAATCTTTTGTGCAAGCAGGGGGTAAAGCGTGTTGTTGTTGCCCGTGAGCTTGGTCTTGAGGAAATCCGAGCGATAAAATCAAAGACAAATGCCGAAATTGAAATGTTTATTCATGGCGCGCTTTGTGTAAGTGAGTCAGGGCTTTGTCTTTTTTCAAGCTATCTTGGCGGAAAATCAGCTAACCGCGGAGTTTGCACTCAAGCTTGCCGCAGAATTTATTCAGCTGAAATTCCCGGAACTGTTGCGAACGGTTATTATTTTTCACCTTGCGACTTGGAGCTTATTTCCCATGTTCCAGAATTGATGGAAGCCGGAGTTGACAGCTTTAAAATTGAAGGCAGAATGAAAAGCGCAGAATATGTTGGAGCTGTTACCGCTGCCTACCGTTATGTAATGGATCATTGGCACGAAGATAAAAAAGGCTCTATTGCGGAAGGAAAGAGAATTTTAAGCACAGATTTTGCGCGCTCAAAAACCGATTATTGGTACGGCTTTAAATCTGTGGAAGAAGGAGTTGATTCAGCTGGCGAAAAAATTTTGAATCCAAAGCAAGCTGGAGGAACTGGAATTTTCCTTGGAAAAATAAATCAGACAAGACCGGCTTCTGCTTCTGAAAAAGAGCAATATGCATCTTCTTTGGAACGAAAACAAGAGTTTTCTATTCAAATGGCGACAATTTCTGGCGGCGACTACAATCCTGATCCGGGAGACAGCATCCGGCTTCATAAAAAAGATGACACAGGCCGCGAAAGCCACAAAATCCGCGTTCTTTCCGAAGATGAAAAAGGCTCAAGATGGATTGATATCCCTTCTGGATTTTCCAAGGGAGACAGCGTCTATCTTTTGCAGACAAAATCCATGTCCAAGCGTTATAAAAGAGTTCTTCCGTCCGACCTTTCAAAGTTTAGAAAACAGCCCGGTCCGGAACGTCTTCCTGTTTTGGATCTTACTCCGCTTGCAAAAAATGAGCTTAACTGGTTTCCAGAAGGTCTTTATATTCAGGTTTCGACTGTGGCGGACGCGCATATTGTTTCTTCGCTTCATCCTGTGCGGCTTATAATTGAGCTTAATTCTGAAACAAGTTACGACCTTTTAAACAAAGATTCGCCTGCAAAACCATTGCTTCCGTACAGCAAAAAAATGCTTGTGATTTCGCTTGATCCGTTTTTTGCTGAAGGAAAATCAGAGGAATTTGAAAATGTTGTTTCAGTTCTTGTGGAAAAAGGATATTCAACTTTTATTGTAAACAATATTGCGCATATAAATATCCTGAAAAAATACAAGGTGAAGTTGATTGCCGGTCCTTACCTTTATACTTTTAACCGCTGGGCTGTAAGTTTCCTTGAAAACAGCAATATTATGGCATTGCAGTCTCCTGCGGAAAATTCTGAAAAAAATCTTGAAGCCATTTTTGAAAATTCTGCGGAACGCTCGCGCGTTCTAGTTAGCGTTTTCTCTTATCCTGTTTTGTTCCGAATGAGATTCAAGCTTCCGGGCGATTATGATTTTACTTATTTCAGCGACAAGGAAGGCATGGGATTTAAAGTGAATTCAACGCCGGACGGTTCGTTTGTAATGCCGGAATATCCGTTCAGTCTTTTAGACAAAATGGAAACCTTGAAAAGCAAAGGATGGACGCATCAGATCATAGATTTTTCAAAGACAAAAATTTTAAAGAGCGACATAAGAAACCTTGTTTCGATTATCCAAAAGCATGAATTTATAGAAGGAGCTTCCCGCTTTAACTGGAAAAATGGATTTTATAATCCTGAAAAAATGGAAGCTTATCAGGCAGCTCAGGCTAGAAATGCCCAGGCTTCAAAAGACAATAAAAAGCGGAAATAGTTTTTGAAAGAAATGTTATTGGGGCTGTCCAAAAAGAAATGGGCAGCCCTTTTTGAAGTCTGTTAATAACTTCTAGAACAGCCTCTAGATGACTAACTGTCAGGAGAAACAGAGAAATGTCAGATGATTCAAAACTAAGGGCTTACTTGTTTACTGTGGAGATTGACGGAATAGAGACAGCCAGGTTCCAGAAATGCGAGGGGCTTGAGGCCGAGACCTATGTCTATGAAGTTGAAGAGGGAGGCCTGAACCACACCACAAGAAAGTTCAGGGGAAGGACGCGGTTTCCAAATTTAATCCTTGAGAAAGGGATAACTGAGAACGACTCGCTTTTCAACTGGTTCAAGGAGACGTGCCTTGAGAACAAGAAGCTGGAAAGAAAGAACGGGTCAGTGGCGCTAAAAGACACAGAAGGAAACGAAGTGAAAAGATGGAATTTCTTCCGTGCCTTTCCCTGCCGCTGGATAGGTCCGAAGCTGGTGACAAATCTTGGGAGCGACTTTGCGGTTGAAAGAATAGAGATAGCGCACGAAGGTGTCGAAGTTGATAATGATTCTGAACCTTTTGAATTAAAAATTGATACAAGCAAATGGATTGCACAGGTAGGAATCTCAGATATGCCTTTTTTTGATAATTATGGAAATCCAAGCTCTGATCCTTATGTCGTAACCGGACAAAATATTGGAGAACCGGATGTTATTCCCGCATCTACAAAAATAACTGATGCTGCTGAAAATCATTTAGGCGAAGATTACTATGATAGTAATAGCTGTGACGAATGGGCTACAAAAGTAATTAAAGAAGCTGGTTATTATCCGGAAGATTATCAGTTAGAAAATACCGATCAAACCGTAAAACAGCATATAAATGCATTACAAGCTACAGGAGCAGATTACTCTCAAACGTCAGATAATTCTGCTTATGTAGTATTTATGGGAGATGGAACAAAGCCATATACAATAGGACATGAACATGCAGGTTTACTTGTCACAGATTCATCTGGCAAAGTTTCTTTTTATCATTCTTCAGCCAATAATGAAGGTACAGTTTCTATGGTGGAAACTTATGATTCTGTTTCAGAATTTCAGAATGATTTTGCCTATTCATCTTTTTATTACCAGGAGATTAACTAAATGAAAAGCAAGCGATTTTTTTATATTCTTTCTCTTATATGTTTATTTCAATTTCCCTGTAAAGCAGATGATTTTCCATCTACTTCAAAAATCAAAGTTATAAAAAACTATAATACCTACACATTTTTAGATGAAAATGAAAATGTTCTTTTTACAAAACAGTTAAAAAGATTCTATGGATTCACCGAAGGCTATGCTGCTGTAGCACTTATGAATTTTGACAGTGCGATTCTTGATGAAAATGGAAATATATCAGATATTCACTTTGAGCAGTTAGGTCAAAAATTTTCAGAAGGGAAAAATTTCGCAATGTTTTTAGACGGAACGACAGGTGTTATAGATACTAAAGGTAATATTCTTTTTAAGATTAAGGTAGAATTTGATGAATGCGGAGCTCTTGCTGCAACTAATTTTTCAAATGGAAAAGCCTTTGTCAAGGAATCCAGAGAAACAGGAGTAGTCTGGCATTTAATTGATGATAAAGGAAATAAATTAAAAGAATTTAATAATATATCTGGTCTAAGTTATTTTTATAGTGGTTGGATAAAAGTACGAGTTCAAGAAAGTTCGTCCTGGAAATGGAATTACTTAGATAGTAATGGGAATTTTATTTCAACTATTAATTTTGATGATGCTTATAACTTTGTCGATGGAAAAGCTAAAGTTAAAATTGGTATAGAAGAATTTTTCATCAACGAAAATGGCAAACGCTTGATAAATTAATTTCTGATTTATTAGTCTAAAATAAACTTGCTGTTGAACATTAACTTATACACCTGATGGAGAATAGAATGAAAAGAAAAATTTATTTGCTTGCAATTTTGCTAAGCACATTTTCTTTATTTGCTGAAAACAATTTAAGAGACTTGAAATGATATAACGAAAAGCGATATTTTGATGTATTTAAATTCAGAATCAGAATTCATTTTATATGACTATTTTCCACAAGCAATAGAATACAAATCTTACAGAAAGTTGAGGCTGGATAATATGGTAATAGGTGAAACAAGTTTTTGCTCCTCAATAGAAGAGTTAAAAGCCGACGCAATATTTACGTATCATATATATTTCATTGACGGAGAGGATATATATCGGTTTATTCTGCAATGTGGATATTCAGAATCCGAAAAAGAATGTTTGTCTGAATTAACTGATATTTTTGACAAAAAAGATGATGTGCTTTATTGGAAAAGCAAAGACTCCCGCTATGACCTATTTCTTCTGCTGGAAAAAAAAGACGGCAAAATACCAGGTTATCTCTTAGACTTTCAAGAATTATATGAAAATATTTGTTCCAACCTAAAAATCAATGGTAAAACAGTTCAAATAAAATAATTTAATGACTGTCAGGAGAAACAGAACAATGTCAGATGATTCAAAACTAAGGGCTTACCTGTTTACTGTGGAGATTGACGGAATAGAGACAGCGAGGTTCCAGAAGTGCGAGGGGGCTTGAGGCTGAGACCTATGTCTATGAGGTCGAGGGCTGGTTCAAGGAGACGTGCCTTGAGAACAAGAAGCTGGAAAGAAAGAACGGGTCGGTGGTGCTAAAAGACACAGAGGGGAACGAGGTGAAAAGATGGAATTTCTACCGTGCCTTTCCATGCCGGTGGATAGGACCAAAACTGGTTACAAATCTTGGGAGCGACTTTGCAGTTGAAAGAATAGAGATAGCGCACGAAGGCCTGTCTGTAGACGGAAACTAGGAGGAGATGTTATGGCACTTGAAAAAAGCAGTTATCACAAATATGGATACCAACGAAGAAATTGAGGTTATGTTCAATCCTAAAGAATATGTCGTAGAGAAAAAGACTCCGTGGTCTGAAATTAATGTGTTCGGGCTTGACTCGCCCCCCTGTGCAGTTTACAATGGGCGAGAGAAAACGGCTTTCCATGGAATTGTTTTTCGATACCTTTGAGGAAATGGCAGATGTCCGTCAATACACATCAAAAGTTGAAGAGCTGATGCTGGTAAATGCACAGGAGCACAGGCCTCCTGTATTAAGATTCAGCTGGAGCAGCCTTAGCTTTGACTGTGTCTTAGAAGATCTTGTCCAGAGGTTCACAGTCTTTGGTGATGACGGAACTCCCCTCAGGGCTATATGCAAAGTTGTCTTCAAGGAATATGCGACAGCCACAACACAGCTTTCAAATACAAGAAGAGAATCAGCAGACCATACAAAGCGGATGGCTTTAAGGGAGGGTGAAACCTTGTCCTCATTGTCAGCAAGAGAATACAATGACTGCAGGAAATGGAGAGTCATTGCAGATGCCAACAACATAGATGATCCTGAGAATCTGGCCGCAGGAACTATAGTAGAACTGCCGCCACTATATTAGATGGTGAGATTTTTAGTAACTTATGAAGCTCATTAAAGAGATGGAAAATACGGCAGAAAGCTTGCTTTTTCTTTTATAAAGCTGTTGGAAGCCGAACCGTCTGAAATGTATGTGCTAAAAAAGTTTTGGAGAAGAGATGAAAAAAAAGAAGTTAAAAATTTGCTTATTTTTTGTTGTTGTAAGTTTAATACTAAGCTGTAAGAACAATAAAAAATCAATACCGAAAATTAAATATGATATTTCAAAAGAAACTATAAATATATCAAGCCAAGATGATTCATTTCAAAATTTATTAAATTCAGTTTCTATTGAAAAATATAAAGATGAGAGTGTTTCAAAAATAGGTATTTTTTCTATTGTAAATTTATTCGATAATGAAGCCATTATTGATAATTTTGAAAGCTATCTTTCTAATCAAGAGAAAGATATTTATATTGGCATATATACTTTATTGGAACCGCAGACAGAATTTGTTAGAATAGATGACAATGAGCAGCTGTTTTATCAATATTTTACTATTGTA contains the following coding sequences:
- a CDS encoding CIS tube protein codes for the protein MGERKRLSMELFFDTFEEMADVRQYTSKVEELMLVNAQEHRPPVLRFSWSSLSFDCVLEDLVQRFTVFGDDGTPLRAICKVVFKEYATATTQLSNTRRESADHTKRMALREGETLSSLSAREYNDCRKWRVIADANNIDDPENLAAGTIVELPPLY
- a CDS encoding phage tail protein, whose product is MERKNGSVVLKDTEGNEVKRWNFYRAFPCRWIGPKLVTNLGSDFAVERIEIAHEGLSVDGN
- a CDS encoding WG repeat-containing protein → MKSKRFFYILSLICLFQFPCKADDFPSTSKIKVIKNYNTYTFLDENENVLFTKQLKRFYGFTEGYAAVALMNFDSAILDENGNISDIHFEQLGQKFSEGKNFAMFLDGTTGVIDTKGNILFKIKVEFDECGALAATNFSNGKAFVKESRETGVVWHLIDDKGNKLKEFNNISGLSYFYSGWIKVRVQESSSWKWNYLDSNGNFISTINFDDAYNFVDGKAKVKIGIEEFFINENGKRLIN